One stretch of Rhodohalobacter mucosus DNA includes these proteins:
- a CDS encoding sodium:solute symporter family protein produces MSIQAWTFLIVGLTFLLYIGIAVWARAASTKEFYVAGGRVSPLANGMATAADWMSAASFISMAGIISFVGRDGSVYLMGWTGGYVLLALLLAPYLRKFGKFTVPDFVGDRYYSQTARLVAVVCAVFISFTYVAGQMRGVGIVFSRFLSVEIETGVFIGMIIVFFYAVMGGMKGITYTQVAQYCVLIFAYLVPAIFISMLMTGNVIPQVGFGGTLAEQPGTYLLDRLDGLSTELGFDPYTSGTKSTIDVFFITAALMVGTAGLPHVIVRFFTVKRVRDARVSAGYALLFIAILYTTAPAVAAFARANLLETVSNQPYSELPEWFSTWEDTGLIHFDDKNADEIVFYSPDEETNELTIDRDIMVLANPEIAQLPNWVVGLVAAGGLAAALSTAAGLLLVISTSVARDLIRRTFVPDITHQRELIFARVAAGGAVIVAGYFGVNPPGFVAQTVAFAFGLAAASFFPAILLGIFSKTMNKQGAIAGMITGILFTAAYIVWFTYINPELNNAEHWWFGISPEGIGTLGMALNLIVALTVSRFSDNPPQDIQEMIEEIRIPRKSDPGNPPS; encoded by the coding sequence ATGAGCATTCAGGCGTGGACATTTCTGATTGTCGGACTTACGTTTTTACTCTATATCGGCATTGCCGTCTGGGCCAGGGCCGCATCCACCAAGGAGTTCTATGTTGCGGGCGGACGCGTATCCCCGCTCGCCAATGGGATGGCCACGGCCGCTGACTGGATGTCTGCGGCGTCATTCATATCCATGGCGGGTATTATCAGCTTCGTTGGCAGGGACGGGTCGGTATATCTGATGGGCTGGACGGGAGGATATGTTCTTCTGGCACTTCTTCTGGCCCCTTATCTCCGAAAATTTGGAAAGTTTACGGTACCGGATTTTGTCGGTGACCGGTACTACTCACAGACCGCGCGTCTTGTTGCCGTAGTCTGTGCCGTATTTATCTCATTTACTTACGTAGCAGGACAGATGCGCGGAGTGGGGATTGTTTTCTCCCGTTTTCTGAGTGTGGAAATCGAGACTGGTGTTTTTATTGGTATGATCATTGTCTTCTTCTATGCGGTTATGGGCGGAATGAAAGGCATTACCTATACCCAGGTGGCTCAATACTGCGTATTAATATTTGCATACCTGGTTCCGGCTATTTTCATCTCTATGCTAATGACCGGCAACGTCATCCCGCAGGTAGGTTTTGGGGGAACCCTTGCAGAGCAGCCCGGTACGTACCTGCTCGACCGGCTGGACGGCCTGAGTACCGAACTTGGTTTTGACCCCTACACCAGCGGCACCAAATCAACGATCGATGTCTTTTTTATTACAGCCGCGCTGATGGTCGGTACGGCCGGTCTCCCTCATGTAATCGTTCGTTTTTTTACGGTTAAAAGGGTTCGAGATGCAAGGGTTTCGGCCGGTTACGCTCTGCTTTTTATCGCAATTCTTTACACCACCGCGCCGGCCGTTGCCGCTTTTGCCCGTGCAAACCTTCTCGAAACCGTGAGCAATCAGCCCTATTCAGAACTGCCTGAATGGTTTAGCACGTGGGAGGATACCGGATTGATACATTTCGATGACAAGAACGCAGATGAAATCGTTTTTTACTCTCCGGACGAAGAAACCAATGAGCTTACCATCGACAGGGATATTATGGTACTGGCGAATCCCGAGATTGCGCAGCTTCCCAACTGGGTGGTCGGTCTGGTGGCTGCAGGTGGATTGGCTGCAGCCCTGTCTACAGCTGCCGGATTATTGCTCGTTATCTCCACATCCGTTGCACGGGACCTGATACGGCGCACCTTCGTACCCGATATCACCCATCAGCGCGAACTGATATTCGCCCGGGTGGCTGCAGGAGGCGCTGTGATTGTAGCCGGCTATTTTGGCGTAAATCCTCCCGGGTTTGTTGCGCAAACCGTTGCATTTGCGTTCGGCCTTGCCGCCGCCTCATTCTTTCCGGCTATACTGCTCGGCATCTTCTCCAAAACGATGAATAAGCAGGGAGCCATCGCAGGGATGATTACCGGTATCCTCTTTACGGCAGCCTACATTGTCTGGTTTACCTATATAAACCCGGAACTCAACAATGCAGAACACTGGTGGTTCGGGATTTCGCCCGAAGGAATCGGCACGCTCGGCATGGCTCTCAACCTGATCGTCGCCCTCACGGTAAGCCGGTTCTCCGATAATCCTCCGCAGGATATCCAGGAGATGATTGAGGAGATCCGCATCCCCAGAAAATCCGATCCCGGCAATCCGCCCTCCTGA
- a CDS encoding REP-associated tyrosine transposase, protein MGRSANRVYDSAYPYFITSSVVEGYPIFANPPAADILLNALCFLQEQRDARLYAYVIMENHIHMVIQANKLSSNIQAFKSWTARSIIDLFADIGRYLHLSKLKRAKNPSHTDSIHQLWQEGFHPVHIYSDRMMIQKIEYIHRNPVQRGYVDHQEDWRYSSARNYLGLDALIPITLFEP, encoded by the coding sequence ATGGGCCGTTCGGCAAACCGCGTATACGATTCCGCATACCCCTACTTTATCACAAGTTCTGTGGTTGAGGGTTATCCGATCTTCGCAAACCCGCCTGCAGCAGATATTCTGTTGAATGCACTCTGCTTTCTGCAGGAACAGCGTGATGCCAGACTCTATGCGTATGTCATCATGGAAAATCACATTCACATGGTGATTCAGGCTAATAAACTTTCCTCAAATATTCAGGCCTTCAAATCATGGACTGCCCGTTCTATCATTGATCTGTTTGCAGACATCGGGCGGTACCTCCACCTGTCAAAACTGAAACGGGCAAAGAATCCCTCACATACGGATTCCATCCATCAGCTGTGGCAGGAAGGCTTTCATCCCGTTCATATTTACAGTGACCGCATGATGATCCAAAAAATCGAATATATTCACCGGAACCCTGTACAGCGGGGGTATGTGGACCACCAGGAGGACTGGCGATACTCATCAGCCCGAAATTATCTCGGACTGGATGCATTAATACCCATTACGCTTTTCGAACCATGA
- a CDS encoding M1 family metallopeptidase, with protein sequence MHRYSFAFLLLLLLPFVLSTGLISCGKSLSVPPNEPGVSLELAEFRKSLLSDIQYTLYFNIPERREMPIPATVSIKFTLNNEGYDIPLDFRESADKLRSLTVNGTSAEIIYENEHILLPAGMLHPGENQVDIELIAGESSLNRNPDYLFTLFVPDRARTAFPLFDQPDLKAVYKLTLEIPSEWEAVSNAALSDVIQEDSTKILEFRPSDRFSSYLFSFVAGRFEKVTRTVNGVEMTMLHRESDPEKVERNLDDIFELHAASLEWLEEYTAIEHPFQKFDFALIPAFPYGGMEHVGAIQYRAGSLFLDEDPSDSRLLSRASLIAHETAHMWFGNLVTMKWFNDVWTKEVYANFLAAKIMNPEFPDINHELNFLLRHHPSAYSVDRTEGANPIRQNLANLNEAGQMYGPIIYNKAPIMMRQLELLLGDDLFREGIREYLSSYAFENATWPDLIRILDQKTSTDLAAWSDVWVNTPGRPHFSIVRNGSASLLQTDPAGQRSRFWPQQFSIVELSPSGTQTRLVTSQGAATELDQALGNNRIYNANGYGYGLFPASPDNLEAWLEFGDTAKGSELINLYENMLEGVVDPADYYGRLLNIIRSESNQLLLNRALSYLGTIYWNLMSKEERESAAPGLEEMLWNLMMQQPDASRKRIFFDSYRNVAVTENGVQRLYDVWAGNTKIEGLSLSDNDLTGIAAILAVKSHPRAEDILRIQLDNIQDSDRKRRFEFLQPALSADPSVRDQFFESLKNPENREIESWVISSLNYLHHPLRTDHSEKYILPSLELLEEIQVTGDIFFPSRWLDATLSNHSSDNAVETVRTFLNERPGYNEQLRMKILQSADMLFRSNTILAP encoded by the coding sequence ATGCACCGTTACAGCTTTGCTTTCCTCTTACTCCTTCTTCTCCCCTTTGTGCTGTCAACCGGTCTCATCTCATGCGGCAAATCCCTGTCTGTACCACCGAATGAACCGGGTGTTTCTCTTGAGCTGGCGGAATTCAGAAAATCACTGCTCTCCGACATTCAGTACACGCTCTATTTCAACATCCCCGAACGGCGGGAAATGCCGATTCCTGCAACGGTTTCAATAAAGTTTACCCTGAATAATGAAGGATATGACATTCCGCTCGATTTCCGTGAATCGGCTGATAAACTCCGGTCCCTCACTGTAAACGGCACATCTGCGGAGATTATATATGAAAATGAACACATCCTGCTTCCGGCAGGAATGCTGCATCCGGGAGAGAATCAGGTGGATATTGAACTGATTGCCGGTGAATCGTCACTCAACCGCAATCCTGACTACCTTTTTACACTCTTTGTGCCCGATCGCGCACGGACCGCATTTCCTCTTTTCGATCAGCCCGATCTGAAAGCCGTTTATAAATTAACGCTGGAAATTCCATCAGAATGGGAAGCTGTATCCAATGCAGCTCTAAGCGATGTAATTCAAGAAGACTCCACCAAAATCCTTGAATTCAGACCATCCGACAGGTTCAGCTCCTATCTCTTTTCATTTGTGGCCGGCCGCTTTGAGAAGGTGACCCGAACGGTGAACGGTGTGGAGATGACCATGCTGCACCGCGAGTCGGATCCGGAAAAAGTGGAAAGAAACCTGGACGACATCTTTGAACTTCATGCTGCCTCCCTGGAGTGGCTTGAAGAGTATACCGCCATAGAACACCCCTTTCAAAAATTTGATTTTGCATTGATCCCCGCCTTCCCATACGGGGGCATGGAGCATGTCGGCGCTATACAATACCGTGCAGGATCCCTCTTTCTGGATGAAGATCCATCCGACTCCCGGCTACTCAGCAGGGCATCACTGATTGCTCATGAAACCGCACACATGTGGTTCGGCAATCTGGTTACCATGAAATGGTTCAATGACGTGTGGACCAAAGAGGTTTATGCCAACTTCTTGGCTGCCAAAATTATGAATCCGGAATTTCCGGATATCAATCACGAGCTCAATTTCCTTCTGAGGCACCACCCCTCTGCATACTCGGTTGACCGAACAGAAGGTGCAAATCCTATCCGGCAGAACCTTGCAAACCTGAATGAGGCCGGGCAGATGTATGGTCCCATCATTTACAATAAGGCTCCGATTATGATGCGACAGCTTGAGCTGCTTCTGGGGGATGATCTTTTCAGGGAGGGAATACGTGAATATCTCAGCTCGTATGCTTTTGAAAATGCCACATGGCCTGACCTGATTCGGATCCTGGATCAAAAAACATCCACCGACCTTGCTGCCTGGAGTGACGTGTGGGTAAACACGCCCGGAAGGCCACACTTCAGCATCGTGAGAAATGGTTCCGCATCCCTGCTTCAAACAGATCCCGCCGGACAAAGGAGCCGTTTCTGGCCGCAGCAATTTTCGATTGTTGAACTTTCGCCCTCCGGAACGCAAACCCGGCTGGTAACATCGCAAGGTGCAGCCACAGAATTGGATCAGGCTCTCGGGAATAACAGAATCTACAATGCCAATGGGTATGGATACGGCCTCTTTCCTGCCTCGCCCGATAACCTGGAAGCCTGGCTGGAATTTGGCGATACCGCCAAAGGTTCCGAGCTGATCAATCTTTATGAAAACATGCTGGAGGGTGTGGTTGATCCGGCTGACTATTACGGCAGACTGTTGAACATAATTCGGTCCGAAAGCAATCAGCTACTGCTGAACCGGGCACTAAGCTACCTTGGTACGATTTACTGGAATCTCATGAGTAAGGAAGAACGGGAAAGTGCGGCACCCGGCCTGGAAGAGATGTTATGGAATCTGATGATGCAGCAACCGGATGCCAGCCGCAAGAGGATTTTCTTCGATTCGTACCGGAATGTTGCCGTAACGGAAAACGGTGTTCAGCGGCTTTATGACGTCTGGGCCGGAAATACGAAAATTGAGGGACTTTCGCTTTCCGATAATGACCTGACGGGAATAGCGGCAATCCTCGCAGTCAAATCCCATCCCCGTGCTGAGGACATACTTCGTATCCAGCTTGACAACATTCAGGACAGCGACAGAAAAAGGCGGTTCGAATTTCTGCAGCCCGCACTCTCAGCGGATCCGTCCGTGCGCGATCAGTTTTTTGAAAGCCTCAAAAACCCGGAGAACAGGGAAATCGAATCCTGGGTTATAAGTTCACTCAACTACCTTCACCACCCCTTGCGTACTGATCATTCCGAAAAATACATTCTTCCGAGCCTTGAACTGCTGGAGGAGATTCAGGTTACGGGGGATATTTTCTTTCCCAGCCGCTGGCTTGACGCCACGCTTTCAAACCACTCTTCCGATAACGCCGTAGAAACCGTGCGCACATTCCTGAATGAGCGACCCGGTTATAACGAGCAGCTCCGAATGAAAATACTGCAAAGCGCCGACATGCTCTTCAGGTCTAACACCATATTAGCTCCATAA
- a CDS encoding TonB-dependent receptor, with product MVLITVLCISPAAAQVISGSVTDEQNNPLPDAHLKIQVQGTNYTTITDLNGTFELSIEPETGSTLTLYVTRVGYKPEVLQIAGSAISSEELTIVLTEQIYQQETVVVTATRTQRDIEEVSIPVSVISGEEIQHSGNMRLSDVLAEQTGMQLVSDHGPGIQVQGFDPDYTLIMIDGNPVIGRTAGTLDLSRISVRNVEQIEVVKGPSSALWGSDALAGVVNIITETARRGLSGGFTTRYGGNKTLDISGDISHAGETFQNRIFINRNTSGGYRLNPGSVSQTVPEYQNYTLNYSGSVDISDRLTLDANFRWFSETQQNNSSVNTENGALLLNDYAGRSDVMVNPVLTFNPADRLDFTINWLSSHYGTDLELFISDSGDLYDSTEFNQYFNRPEFQGEYRWSNQHHSIAGTGAIFERLEAERYPGQPDFTTRFLFAQHSWTPSTNVELTGGLRFDSHSEYRSQLSPKVSARYRMNERIQFRASAGRGFKAPEFRQLFLDFTNSTVGYSVLGSSTVADGIARQLDEGTIDQILIPLENLEEIRAESSWAINAGVDVDPLRNLRLRINFFRNNVSDLIETAPIARRTNGQSVFTYFNVDEVVTQGLEAEIRWSVSRNLNGSAGYQFLDANRRIERERTVQDSRGEVVQRTDVSFEPMFNRSRHSGNIRLFYETDSGWGANVRGTLRGRFGLFDSNGSGFVDGDEYEKGYTVWNAAVSRTFGNSVRLQAGADNLLGYTNINQPFLAGRLWYTQLSVQF from the coding sequence ATGGTATTGATAACTGTGCTGTGCATATCGCCCGCAGCGGCACAGGTTATCTCAGGTTCTGTAACGGATGAGCAAAACAACCCTCTGCCGGATGCCCACTTAAAGATTCAGGTTCAAGGCACCAATTATACAACGATCACGGATCTTAACGGCACTTTTGAGCTCTCGATTGAACCCGAAACCGGATCAACTTTAACCCTTTATGTAACAAGGGTTGGTTACAAGCCTGAAGTTTTACAAATCGCCGGTTCTGCAATCTCTTCGGAAGAGCTGACCATCGTCCTCACCGAGCAGATCTATCAGCAGGAGACGGTTGTTGTAACCGCCACCCGTACCCAGCGGGATATTGAAGAAGTAAGCATTCCCGTATCCGTGATTTCAGGAGAAGAAATACAGCATTCAGGAAACATGCGCCTCAGCGATGTGCTCGCCGAACAAACCGGCATGCAGCTTGTCAGCGACCACGGCCCCGGAATTCAGGTGCAGGGCTTTGATCCCGACTATACCCTCATCATGATTGACGGGAATCCCGTTATAGGCCGTACTGCCGGCACACTCGACCTCAGCCGGATCTCTGTCCGAAATGTGGAGCAAATTGAAGTAGTTAAAGGTCCGTCATCCGCACTCTGGGGCAGTGACGCACTCGCAGGTGTCGTCAATATAATTACAGAAACCGCACGAAGAGGCCTGTCCGGCGGCTTCACTACAAGATACGGCGGCAACAAAACGCTCGATATCAGCGGCGACATTTCGCACGCTGGCGAAACCTTTCAAAACAGGATATTTATCAACAGAAACACTTCCGGAGGATATCGACTGAATCCGGGCTCCGTCTCTCAAACCGTACCCGAATATCAAAACTACACGTTGAATTACAGCGGATCTGTCGATATCAGCGATCGCCTTACCCTCGACGCAAATTTCAGATGGTTCTCGGAAACCCAACAGAACAACAGCTCCGTAAATACTGAAAACGGGGCCCTCCTGCTGAATGATTATGCAGGCAGAAGCGACGTTATGGTAAATCCGGTGCTTACATTCAACCCTGCCGATCGACTGGATTTCACGATCAACTGGCTGTCAAGTCATTACGGTACCGATCTGGAGCTTTTCATTTCCGACAGCGGCGATTTATACGATTCAACCGAGTTTAACCAGTATTTCAACAGGCCGGAATTTCAGGGAGAATATCGCTGGAGCAACCAGCACCACTCCATTGCCGGTACAGGCGCCATCTTCGAGCGGCTGGAAGCAGAACGTTATCCGGGTCAGCCCGATTTCACCACCCGTTTTCTTTTTGCCCAGCACAGCTGGACGCCCTCAACCAATGTAGAACTTACCGGCGGGCTCCGCTTTGATTCACACAGTGAATACCGTTCTCAGCTGAGCCCGAAAGTCTCCGCGCGATACAGAATGAACGAGCGTATCCAGTTCAGGGCATCTGCAGGAAGAGGTTTCAAGGCACCGGAATTCAGACAGCTCTTCCTGGATTTCACCAACTCAACCGTGGGATACAGCGTACTCGGATCCAGCACGGTTGCGGATGGCATCGCAAGGCAGCTGGATGAAGGTACCATCGACCAGATACTGATTCCGCTTGAAAATCTTGAAGAAATACGTGCTGAATCTTCCTGGGCGATCAACGCAGGCGTCGATGTCGATCCCCTTCGCAACCTCAGGCTGCGGATCAACTTCTTCCGAAATAATGTATCCGATCTGATTGAAACCGCTCCGATCGCGCGCAGAACCAATGGCCAGTCCGTATTCACCTATTTCAACGTGGATGAAGTGGTTACCCAGGGACTGGAGGCGGAAATCCGATGGTCCGTCAGCCGGAATCTGAACGGTTCGGCGGGATACCAGTTCCTGGATGCAAACCGCCGGATTGAACGTGAACGTACGGTTCAGGACAGCCGGGGCGAAGTTGTACAGAGAACAGACGTATCGTTCGAACCCATGTTCAACCGGTCACGCCACTCCGGAAACATCCGGCTCTTCTACGAAACTGACAGCGGGTGGGGCGCCAACGTCCGGGGAACACTTCGCGGCAGATTTGGCCTCTTCGACAGCAACGGAAGCGGGTTTGTAGACGGTGATGAATATGAGAAAGGCTATACCGTCTGGAACGCAGCTGTTTCGCGAACATTCGGCAACTCGGTACGGCTGCAGGCCGGAGCGGATAACCTACTCGGTTACACTAACATCAACCAGCCCTTCCTCGCAGGAAGGCTTTGGTACACTCAGCTATCGGTGCAGTTCTGA
- a CDS encoding HmuY family protein: MRSHFKFQLFTLFIAVLLFQACSDLTSSVEEDVITSNLQTEIVEDLDATGTEGNYTFFSLRTGELVELTDSASTDWDIAFRGTGVITNSGVSGPGNGGALLLDVPFNDVSIAPESGYAVDSDEQLAIPGGSENGWYTYTGRNNPPFAILPMDDVTIVLKTADGNHYAKLEILSYYKGNPDTGSDEFADTNTRPESRFYTFRYAIQQTEGLRDLE; this comes from the coding sequence ATGCGCAGTCATTTTAAATTCCAGCTTTTTACCCTTTTCATTGCAGTCCTTCTATTCCAGGCGTGCAGCGATTTAACATCCTCAGTGGAAGAAGATGTGATCACATCGAATCTGCAAACAGAGATCGTTGAAGATCTCGATGCGACAGGTACCGAGGGCAACTATACATTTTTCAGCCTGCGTACAGGCGAACTGGTTGAACTTACTGATTCTGCTTCAACGGATTGGGATATTGCTTTCCGGGGTACCGGCGTCATTACAAACAGCGGTGTGAGCGGCCCGGGCAACGGCGGAGCCTTGCTTCTGGATGTTCCATTTAATGATGTATCCATTGCTCCTGAAAGCGGTTATGCGGTTGATTCTGATGAACAGCTTGCAATACCCGGCGGCAGCGAAAACGGATGGTATACGTATACCGGAAGAAACAACCCTCCCTTCGCCATTCTTCCAATGGATGACGTGACCATAGTCCTGAAAACCGCAGACGGAAATCATTACGCAAAACTCGAAATACTGAGCTACTACAAAGGAAATCCGGATACGGGAAGCGATGAATTCGCGGATACAAACACCCGCCCCGAGTCCAGATTTTACACATTCAGGTATGCGATTCAGCAGACCGAAGGACTTCGCGACCTTGAATAA
- a CDS encoding hemin-degrading factor, protein MESITMLNNETAALKKRWNDLKEEEPRLRTKDIADRLSVSEAELVASACDGDRIVRLTEDWAGIFENLESLGSVMALTRNEAAVHEKTGIYRNVSFKGHAGLVLDEQIDLRVFHGRWGFAFAVPVENPRGTLLSLQFFDKEGQAAHKIYLKDPAGKSAYHQLVDRFRHEDQSPGIELTEEIKNEVNNPLEEIDAGAFLNEWSELKDTHDFYPMLRRYKLSRTDALALAKEKYAWKVDNNTTKSMLELASQQDVPIMVFVKNSGMIQIHSGPVKKIREMGNWLNVLDPGFNLHLRQDMIHSSWIVEKPTEDGTVTSVEIFDKEGEQIATFFGARKPGKPELEGWREITAELKKEGAEG, encoded by the coding sequence ATGGAATCCATCACAATGCTTAACAATGAAACCGCTGCACTGAAGAAGCGGTGGAATGATCTAAAAGAAGAAGAACCCCGGCTTCGAACCAAGGATATTGCTGATCGCCTCTCGGTCAGCGAAGCTGAACTTGTCGCCTCGGCCTGTGACGGCGACAGAATTGTAAGGCTTACGGAAGACTGGGCAGGGATATTTGAAAACCTTGAATCTCTTGGCAGTGTGATGGCGCTAACCCGAAATGAAGCGGCTGTGCACGAAAAAACCGGCATTTACCGCAATGTCTCTTTCAAGGGACACGCCGGATTGGTGCTTGATGAGCAAATCGATCTGCGGGTGTTCCATGGCCGCTGGGGGTTTGCCTTTGCGGTTCCTGTTGAAAATCCACGGGGAACCCTTCTCAGCCTCCAGTTTTTTGATAAGGAGGGACAGGCTGCTCATAAAATCTACCTGAAAGACCCTGCCGGCAAGAGCGCTTACCATCAGCTTGTTGACCGCTTCCGGCACGAGGACCAGTCACCCGGAATTGAGCTTACCGAAGAGATCAAAAATGAAGTCAACAATCCGCTTGAAGAGATTGACGCCGGTGCATTTCTGAATGAATGGTCTGAGTTGAAAGATACCCACGACTTCTATCCGATGCTCCGCAGGTACAAACTAAGCCGGACAGATGCGCTTGCACTCGCAAAAGAAAAATATGCATGGAAGGTTGATAACAATACCACAAAATCGATGCTGGAGTTGGCCTCTCAACAGGACGTACCCATTATGGTATTTGTCAAAAACAGCGGAATGATTCAGATTCACTCCGGGCCCGTTAAAAAAATCCGTGAAATGGGTAACTGGCTGAATGTGCTCGACCCCGGGTTTAACCTTCACCTGCGCCAGGATATGATTCACTCTTCCTGGATTGTAGAAAAACCAACCGAAGACGGCACGGTGACCTCGGTTGAGATTTTTGACAAGGAAGGCGAGCAGATCGCCACGTTCTTTGGCGCCCGAAAACCCGGGAAACCGGAACTGGAAGGCTGGAGAGAAATTACCGCTGAACTGAAAAAAGAAGGAGCAGAAGGATGA
- a CDS encoding heme/hemin ABC transporter substrate-binding protein, protein MRMIKVNVIDSNDGHSFSKPTATGDPALVLIDLKTVKTCIVGFLLIVLTASALQARQVYSGSDGIEVDISDKTRIVSIGSAVTETIFALGAEDYLIAVDESSTYPTGAERLPKVSFTRNLSAEGVLSFAPSLILASGAAGPPTAIQQIRSTGTPMLLLNADESVDGALERIRELGDILNRENEALKVMSALQADLDRAERLRNSLSSRPKVLFIYARGPNNLTVAGNRTSAKAMIDLAGGVNAFNSFDGYKPLTAEAVVQANPDVILMMNSGVESVGGEQGVLRAPGISLTSAGENRRIYSMEGTYLLGFGPRLGQAVLDLMSKIHPQAEI, encoded by the coding sequence ATGAGAATGATAAAAGTAAACGTTATTGACTCCAATGACGGCCATTCCTTTTCAAAACCCACAGCAACCGGTGACCCGGCTTTGGTTTTGATCGACCTCAAAACAGTAAAAACATGCATAGTCGGGTTTCTGCTGATTGTTTTAACCGCCTCCGCGCTGCAGGCCCGCCAGGTTTACTCCGGGTCGGATGGCATTGAGGTGGATATCAGTGACAAAACACGCATCGTATCCATCGGAAGCGCAGTGACCGAAACAATTTTTGCGCTTGGAGCTGAAGATTATCTCATTGCGGTGGACGAATCAAGCACCTATCCCACTGGTGCTGAACGGCTGCCAAAAGTCTCCTTCACACGAAACCTTTCAGCGGAAGGCGTTCTATCTTTTGCTCCTTCTCTGATCCTGGCAAGCGGTGCGGCCGGCCCGCCTACGGCGATTCAGCAAATACGGAGTACCGGAACACCCATGCTGCTTTTGAATGCCGATGAGAGCGTAGACGGAGCCCTGGAAAGAATTCGTGAACTTGGCGACATCCTGAATCGCGAAAATGAAGCCCTTAAGGTGATGTCTGCCCTGCAAGCGGATCTGGACCGGGCAGAAAGGCTCAGAAACTCTCTCAGCAGCCGGCCCAAAGTGCTTTTTATCTATGCGCGCGGACCAAACAATCTTACGGTAGCAGGAAACCGCACATCAGCCAAGGCCATGATTGATCTGGCCGGAGGTGTGAATGCATTCAACAGCTTCGACGGATACAAGCCCCTTACCGCAGAGGCCGTGGTTCAGGCAAACCCCGATGTGATACTGATGATGAATTCCGGGGTTGAAAGTGTAGGCGGGGAACAGGGTGTGTTGCGAGCACCCGGCATCAGCCTTACCTCGGCAGGAGAAAACCGGAGAATTTATTCAATGGAAGGCACCTACCTGCTTGGGTTTGGTCCGCGATTGGGCCAGGCTGTGCTCGATCTCATGAGTAAAATCCACCCTCAGGCGGAAATATAA
- a CDS encoding FecCD family ABC transporter permease, which yields MNSLSQTLSIWKSVPRFRQSILVLGGLFLTLIWLIILSVGIGAVPISPSQVISIFLNQAGIETGLGYESVQESILLNIRLPRVLLAVLVGAALAISGAAMQGLFRNPLADPGLIGVSSGAALATAIAMVVLSSLAWPFLDLLGEALIPLAAFAGGTSATILVYRLSTSRGRTNVATMLLAGIAINAMAGALIGFMIFLADDDQLRDLTFWTLGSLGGAMWKSVWIVLPILMAAILFLPRLSKGLNAILLGEAEARHLGVRVQRLKKVIIIFVGLAVGAAVSVSGMIGFVGLVVPHILRLWIGPDHRFLMPGSAILGGLLLLASDLAARTMVAPAELPIGVITASIGAPFFLWLLLRNRELRGYL from the coding sequence GTGAATTCACTATCTCAAACCCTCTCGATCTGGAAATCGGTACCTCGTTTTCGTCAATCGATACTGGTGCTTGGCGGACTCTTTCTGACACTGATCTGGCTGATAATACTATCTGTTGGGATCGGTGCGGTACCCATCTCACCCTCCCAGGTAATTTCAATATTCCTGAATCAGGCAGGTATTGAGACCGGACTGGGTTATGAAAGCGTTCAGGAGTCGATTCTACTGAATATCCGGCTTCCCCGGGTTCTCCTGGCTGTATTGGTAGGCGCAGCGCTAGCTATATCCGGAGCGGCCATGCAGGGGCTTTTCCGCAACCCGCTTGCCGATCCCGGGCTGATTGGCGTATCAAGCGGGGCCGCGCTCGCAACGGCCATCGCAATGGTGGTGCTGAGTTCCCTGGCATGGCCTTTTCTGGACCTTCTGGGAGAAGCCCTCATACCGCTCGCTGCCTTTGCAGGAGGTACATCAGCCACAATTCTCGTCTACCGTCTTTCCACCAGCAGGGGCCGGACCAACGTTGCCACCATGCTGCTGGCGGGTATTGCGATCAATGCGATGGCCGGAGCACTGATCGGGTTTATGATCTTTCTGGCCGACGATGACCAGTTGCGCGACCTCACCTTCTGGACGCTGGGCAGCCTCGGCGGGGCGATGTGGAAATCGGTCTGGATCGTTCTGCCGATTCTGATGGCAGCCATTCTCTTTCTCCCGCGCCTTTCAAAAGGCCTGAATGCAATTTTGCTCGGCGAAGCAGAAGCGAGACATCTTGGAGTGAGGGTTCAGCGGCTCAAAAAGGTGATTATCATTTTTGTGGGCCTGGCGGTCGGAGCGGCAGTTTCGGTTAGCGGAATGATCGGCTTCGTGGGACTTGTGGTACCGCACATATTGAGGTTGTGGATAGGTCCCGATCACCGCTTTCTAATGCCCGGATCTGCCATCCTGGGTGGCCTGTTGCTGCTTGCATCAGATCTTGCAGCACGAACGATGGTTGCACCGGCCGAACTGCCTATCGGCGTGATAACAGCATCGATAGGAGCTCCTTTTTTCCTATGGCTTCTTCTCAGAAACCGTGAGTTGCGCGGATATTTATAA